One stretch of Methylopila sp. 73B DNA includes these proteins:
- a CDS encoding adenosylcobinamide amidohydrolase, which produces MSAADDADELAGDADALFLVSCARPWLAARFVRPQRMLSWALARPGFQTASEVAWLEVEDDDLPVTVDPAALLASRMREAGFCDAVGMMTSRDVRRRCVAGAASGGASAGCLATVGLGNAARVGAPSPRPRDAWGTVNLLVACSVPLTDAALVEALSIAVEARTAAIMASGRAVDGGAATGTGTDCVVVAAPLGGPAASFAGLHTDVGVAIGGAVYESVKSGACDWMAHTKAHKSAGEERL; this is translated from the coding sequence ATGAGCGCCGCCGACGACGCTGACGAACTGGCGGGCGACGCCGACGCGCTGTTCCTCGTGTCCTGCGCCCGCCCCTGGCTGGCGGCGCGCTTTGTTCGGCCGCAGCGCATGCTGAGCTGGGCGCTGGCGCGGCCGGGCTTTCAGACCGCGAGCGAGGTCGCCTGGCTCGAGGTCGAGGACGACGACCTGCCCGTGACCGTTGATCCCGCCGCCCTGCTGGCCTCCCGCATGCGGGAGGCGGGGTTTTGCGACGCCGTCGGGATGATGACCTCCCGTGACGTGCGCCGGCGGTGCGTCGCCGGGGCTGCGTCCGGCGGAGCGAGCGCGGGCTGCCTCGCGACCGTCGGCCTCGGCAACGCCGCCCGTGTCGGCGCGCCCTCCCCGCGTCCGCGCGATGCCTGGGGCACGGTCAATCTGCTCGTCGCATGCTCCGTCCCATTGACCGACGCCGCACTGGTGGAGGCGCTGTCGATCGCGGTCGAGGCCCGCACCGCGGCGATCATGGCGAGCGGCCGCGCCGTCGACGGCGGCGCCGCCACGGGCACCGGCACGGATTGCGTCGTCGTCGCGGCGCCGCTCGGCGGGCCGGCCGCCAGCTTCGCGGGGCTGCATACAGACGTGGGCGTCGCGATCGGGGGCGCCGTCTATGAATCCGTGAAGAGCGGTGCCTGCGACTGGATGGCTCATACGAAAGCACACAAGAGCGCAGGTGAAGAACGCCTGTGA
- a CDS encoding phosphomannomutase/phosphoglucomutase — MFPTPKPFLKPNTYEFESSPMVKATGFREYDARWLFPDEINLMGVQALGMGLGTLIHELGIRPEIVVGHDFRSYSASIKIALANGLMAAGIKVRDIGLALSPMAYFAQFELDCPCVAMVTASHNDNGWTGVKMGVQRPMTFGPEEMTRLKEIVLAAAFKLPGGGAYAFEENFPARYLAKLLDRPKITRKLKVVAACGNGTAGAFAPEALERLGCEVIPLDAELDHTFPKYNPNPEDMQMLHAIRDAVLEHGADVGLGFDGDGDRCGVVDNEGDEIFADKVGVMLARDLSAIHPNAQFVVDVKSTGLFMTDPVLIAQGAKTDYWKTGHSYIKRRVNELNALVGFEKSGHYFFNKPIGYGYDDGLISALAICDMLDRNPDKSMADLNRALPKTWGSPTMSPHCADDVKYDVVAETTATFERMKAEGEPVGGQKIVDLVTVNGVRITAEDGTWGLVRASSNKPELVVVIESPVSEARLHEMFKAVDGILRRRPEVGAYNQTI, encoded by the coding sequence ATGTTCCCGACGCCCAAGCCTTTCCTCAAGCCCAACACGTATGAGTTTGAATCGTCGCCGATGGTGAAGGCGACCGGCTTCCGGGAATACGACGCGCGCTGGCTGTTTCCCGACGAGATCAACCTCATGGGGGTGCAGGCGCTGGGGATGGGGCTCGGCACGCTGATCCACGAACTCGGCATCCGGCCGGAGATCGTCGTCGGCCACGACTTCCGCAGCTACTCCGCCTCGATCAAGATCGCGCTCGCCAACGGCCTCATGGCCGCGGGGATCAAGGTCCGGGACATCGGGCTCGCGCTTTCGCCGATGGCCTATTTCGCGCAGTTCGAGCTGGACTGCCCCTGCGTGGCGATGGTCACGGCCTCGCACAACGACAACGGCTGGACCGGCGTGAAGATGGGCGTGCAGCGCCCGATGACCTTCGGCCCCGAAGAGATGACGCGGCTCAAGGAGATCGTGCTCGCGGCGGCGTTCAAACTGCCGGGCGGCGGCGCCTACGCCTTCGAGGAGAACTTCCCCGCGCGCTACCTCGCCAAGCTGCTGGATCGTCCGAAGATCACCCGCAAGCTCAAGGTCGTCGCGGCCTGCGGCAACGGCACCGCCGGCGCCTTCGCCCCCGAAGCGCTGGAGCGGCTCGGCTGCGAGGTGATCCCGCTCGACGCCGAGCTCGACCACACTTTCCCGAAGTACAACCCGAACCCCGAAGACATGCAGATGCTGCATGCGATCCGCGACGCGGTGCTGGAGCACGGCGCGGACGTCGGCCTCGGCTTCGACGGCGACGGCGACCGCTGCGGCGTGGTGGACAACGAGGGCGACGAGATCTTCGCGGACAAGGTCGGCGTCATGCTCGCGCGCGACCTCTCCGCCATCCACCCCAACGCCCAGTTCGTGGTCGACGTGAAATCGACCGGCCTGTTCATGACCGACCCGGTCCTGATCGCCCAAGGCGCGAAGACCGACTACTGGAAGACCGGCCACTCCTACATCAAACGCCGCGTGAACGAGCTCAACGCGCTCGTCGGCTTCGAGAAATCTGGCCACTACTTCTTCAACAAGCCGATCGGCTACGGTTACGACGACGGGCTGATCTCCGCGCTCGCGATCTGCGACATGCTCGACCGCAACCCCGACAAGTCGATGGCGGACCTCAACCGCGCGCTGCCCAAGACCTGGGGCTCGCCGACCATGTCGCCGCACTGCGCCGACGACGTGAAGTACGACGTCGTGGCCGAGACCACCGCGACCTTCGAGCGGATGAAGGCCGAAGGCGAGCCCGTCGGCGGCCAGAAGATCGTCGATCTCGTCACCGTGAACGGCGTTCGTATCACGGCCGAGGACGGCACATGGGGCCTCGTCCGCGCCTCGTCGAACAAGCCCGAACTTGTCGTCGTGATCGAAAGCCCGGTGTCGGAAGCGCGGCTCCATGAGATGTTCAAGGCGGTCGACGGCATTCTCCGACGGCGCCCGGAGGTGGGCGCGTACAACCAGACGATCTGA
- the eutC gene encoding ethanolamine ammonia-lyase subunit EutC has protein sequence MDDVARPADPWSALRASTNARIGLGRSGDAMPLKAVLEFQAAHATARDAVHTPLDLDAVEAALQPLSTLRVKSSAPDRPTYLRRPDLGRRLDDEPSPDLEAAGKGADVVFVVADGLSATAVQMHAAPLVHACAERLKGFKIAPVVLASQARVALGDDVGERLGAALVAVLIGERPGLSVAESLGVYLTYEPRRGRRDSERNCISNIHGKGGLSYALAADKLVWLVREATRLKLTGVKLKDDVDALAPAPGGALPGA, from the coding sequence ATGGACGACGTCGCTCGCCCCGCCGACCCCTGGAGCGCGCTCCGCGCCTCGACCAACGCCCGCATCGGCCTCGGGCGCAGCGGCGACGCCATGCCGCTCAAGGCGGTGCTGGAGTTCCAGGCGGCGCACGCCACGGCGCGGGACGCGGTCCACACGCCCCTCGACCTCGACGCCGTCGAAGCCGCGCTTCAGCCGCTCTCGACGCTGCGTGTGAAAAGCTCCGCGCCGGACCGGCCGACCTACCTTCGTCGGCCTGACCTCGGCCGCCGGCTGGACGACGAACCAAGCCCGGACCTCGAGGCCGCGGGCAAGGGCGCGGACGTCGTGTTCGTCGTCGCGGACGGGCTTTCGGCCACGGCTGTGCAGATGCACGCCGCGCCCTTGGTGCATGCTTGCGCCGAGCGGCTCAAGGGCTTCAAGATCGCGCCGGTGGTGCTGGCGAGCCAGGCGCGCGTGGCGCTCGGGGACGACGTCGGCGAGCGCCTCGGAGCGGCGCTGGTCGCGGTGCTGATCGGCGAGCGGCCTGGCCTGTCGGTCGCGGAGAGCCTCGGCGTCTATCTCACCTACGAGCCCCGCCGCGGCCGGCGCGACAGCGAGCGCAACTGCATCTCGAACATCCATGGCAAGGGCGGCCTGTCCTACGCCCTCGCGGCCGACAAGCTCGTGTGGCTGGTCCGCGAGGCGACCCGGCTCAAGCTGACCGGCGTGAAGCTCAAGGACGACGTCGACGCGCTGGCGCCGGCGCCGGGCGGGGCTCTGCCCGGAGCCTGA
- a CDS encoding sulfate ABC transporter substrate-binding protein, translating into MHRRTFTRALTALALAVPLAATAPCAFAQTTLTNVSYDPTRELYKEFNAAFAKSWKAETGEDIRVQVSHGGSGKQARSVIDGLNADVVTLALAADIDAIAKATGKLPADWQKRLPNNSSPYTSTIVFLVRKGNPKGIKDWNDLVKPDVQVITPNPKTSGGARWNYLAAWAYGREANGGDEAKAKAFVAELFKRVPVLDTGARGSTTTFAQRGLGDVLLAWENEAYLSLKEFGEDKFDIVFPSISILAEPPVAIVDANVDKSGTRKAAEAYLKLLYAKEGQTIAAKNFYRPVSPDLAEKADVDRFQKLKLVTIDKDFGGWGKAQSEHFGDGGAFDQIYKPN; encoded by the coding sequence ATGCACCGTCGCACTTTCACCCGCGCCCTGACCGCCCTCGCTCTGGCCGTCCCTCTGGCCGCGACCGCGCCGTGCGCCTTCGCCCAGACGACCCTCACCAACGTCTCGTATGACCCGACGCGGGAGCTCTACAAGGAGTTCAACGCGGCCTTCGCGAAGAGCTGGAAGGCCGAGACCGGCGAGGACATTCGGGTTCAGGTCAGCCATGGCGGCTCCGGCAAGCAGGCGCGGTCGGTGATCGACGGGCTGAACGCGGACGTCGTGACGCTCGCGCTCGCCGCCGACATCGACGCCATCGCGAAGGCCACGGGCAAGCTGCCGGCCGATTGGCAGAAGCGCCTGCCGAACAACTCCTCGCCCTACACCTCGACGATCGTCTTCCTGGTCCGCAAGGGCAACCCGAAGGGGATCAAGGACTGGAACGATCTGGTGAAGCCGGACGTCCAGGTCATCACGCCGAACCCCAAGACCTCGGGCGGCGCCCGCTGGAACTACCTCGCCGCCTGGGCCTACGGACGCGAGGCGAACGGCGGGGACGAGGCCAAAGCCAAGGCTTTCGTGGCGGAGCTCTTCAAGCGCGTCCCCGTGCTCGACACGGGCGCCCGCGGCTCGACCACCACCTTCGCCCAGCGCGGCCTCGGCGACGTGCTGCTCGCCTGGGAGAACGAAGCCTATCTCTCGCTGAAGGAGTTCGGCGAGGACAAGTTCGACATCGTGTTCCCGTCGATCTCGATCCTGGCCGAGCCGCCGGTCGCCATCGTGGACGCGAACGTCGACAAGAGCGGAACCCGAAAGGCGGCCGAGGCCTACCTCAAGCTGCTCTACGCCAAGGAAGGCCAGACCATCGCGGCGAAGAACTTCTATCGCCCGGTGTCGCCGGACCTCGCCGAGAAGGCGGACGTCGACCGCTTCCAGAAGCTGAAGCTGGTGACGATCGACAAGGACTTCGGCGGCTGGGGCAAGGCGCAGTCCGAGCACTTCGGCGACGGCGGCGCCTTCGACCAGATCTACAAGCCGAACTGA
- a CDS encoding TonB-dependent receptor, with the protein MKFTIRRTALVGASLAALAAACAPATAQNATALEEIDVIGTTPLGGDGLDRDKVPANVISVGGDQLRTSGSATVQEGLFQNAPSVNISDVTGNPFNKEIFFRGFQSSQQNGAPQGLAVYQNGVRVNEAFGDTVNYEFIPTVAIERLDIWTNNPVFGLNALGGALSFQTKSGFTFQGVELESQMGSFGRYEGSAQWGTQVGNWAGYLAIEGARDDGWRDFSASHVKRVFGDVGYKTDTSEIHLNFTYADSKLGVVGPTPFELLEQRRRNVYTGDQINENEMGMLNLQGKFQVTDTWSLQANAYYRRYRSDRVDGNDTDVRPCPDDPTLLCLEADDFGAEEGDDRLLVRDPVTGRPIANTFYPQDGEYGPGTTPGSIERSHIRTTSAGGTLQATNESEFFGRKNHFVVGAAYDFGKTDFRGESELCIIPEDLQCIGTGQKYHTLIPGGIIPVDLEAKNHYLGLYATNTLDLTDKLSATIGARWNYARLILNDKGTIVPLNEEGLPAGPNLDGKHSFDRFNPMAGLTYKIAPNVTGFVSYSESNRAPTALELGCSNPDIPCPLESTLVSDPPLDQVVTRTGELGFRGSFDSFLGGALNWSASIYRANNSNDILNVPSEITGRGYFLNAGDTRRQGLELSAQYMAEKWAVYANYSYIDATFRKSLRLASPNNPASEGYGEDDDDDDIVAAADDDDNAGTIHVRKGDRLTGIPDHQFKFGAAYRVTPAWTVGGDAQVMSAQYYLGDESNQNKKLPGYAIFNVNTSYQVTEQLRLFGGVKNLFNKKYSNNATFFETDDIGFLGLEDPRSITPARPLQVYVGLNMKFGAKADPVLVTKY; encoded by the coding sequence ATGAAATTCACAATAAGAAGAACGGCGCTGGTGGGCGCCTCGCTCGCGGCCCTGGCGGCCGCCTGCGCGCCGGCGACTGCGCAAAATGCGACCGCGCTGGAGGAGATCGACGTGATCGGCACGACGCCCCTCGGCGGCGACGGCCTCGATCGTGACAAGGTGCCGGCGAACGTCATCAGCGTGGGGGGTGATCAGCTCCGAACGTCCGGCTCCGCGACTGTGCAGGAAGGGCTCTTCCAGAACGCTCCGAGCGTGAACATTTCGGACGTCACCGGCAATCCGTTCAACAAGGAAATCTTCTTCCGCGGCTTCCAGTCGTCGCAGCAGAACGGAGCGCCGCAGGGCCTGGCCGTCTACCAGAACGGCGTCCGCGTCAACGAAGCCTTCGGCGACACGGTGAACTACGAGTTCATTCCGACCGTCGCGATCGAACGCCTCGACATCTGGACCAACAATCCCGTGTTCGGCTTGAACGCGCTCGGCGGCGCGCTAAGCTTCCAGACCAAGAGCGGCTTCACCTTCCAAGGCGTCGAACTTGAGAGCCAGATGGGCTCGTTCGGCCGCTACGAAGGCAGCGCCCAGTGGGGCACGCAGGTCGGCAACTGGGCCGGCTACCTCGCGATCGAAGGCGCGCGCGACGACGGCTGGCGCGACTTCTCGGCGTCTCATGTGAAGCGCGTGTTCGGCGACGTCGGCTACAAGACCGACACCTCCGAGATCCACCTCAACTTCACCTACGCTGACTCGAAGCTTGGCGTGGTTGGCCCGACGCCGTTCGAGCTGCTCGAGCAGCGTCGCCGCAACGTCTACACCGGCGATCAAATTAACGAAAATGAAATGGGCATGCTGAACTTGCAGGGCAAGTTCCAGGTGACCGACACGTGGTCGCTGCAGGCGAACGCTTATTACCGGCGTTACCGCTCCGACCGCGTCGACGGCAACGACACCGACGTTCGCCCATGCCCGGACGATCCCACGTTGCTCTGCTTGGAAGCCGACGATTTCGGCGCGGAGGAAGGCGATGATCGGCTGCTGGTCCGTGATCCAGTCACGGGCCGTCCGATCGCCAACACCTTCTACCCCCAGGATGGAGAATACGGCCCCGGCACGACGCCTGGCTCGATCGAGCGCTCGCACATCCGCACCACCTCGGCGGGCGGCACTCTCCAGGCGACGAACGAGTCCGAGTTCTTCGGCCGCAAAAACCACTTCGTCGTCGGCGCCGCTTACGACTTCGGCAAGACCGACTTCCGCGGGGAGAGCGAGCTGTGCATTATCCCCGAAGATCTGCAGTGCATCGGGACCGGACAGAAGTACCACACCCTGATCCCCGGCGGCATCATTCCCGTCGATCTTGAAGCGAAGAACCACTATCTCGGCCTCTACGCCACCAACACGCTCGACCTGACCGACAAACTGTCGGCCACGATCGGCGCGCGCTGGAACTACGCGCGGCTGATCCTGAACGACAAGGGCACGATCGTGCCGTTGAACGAGGAGGGCCTTCCCGCTGGTCCGAACCTCGACGGCAAGCACAGCTTCGACCGCTTCAATCCGATGGCGGGCCTGACCTACAAGATCGCCCCGAACGTCACCGGCTTCGTTTCCTATTCTGAATCGAACCGCGCCCCGACGGCGCTCGAACTCGGCTGTTCGAACCCCGACATTCCTTGCCCGCTTGAATCCACGCTGGTCTCCGATCCCCCGCTGGATCAGGTTGTGACCCGCACCGGCGAACTTGGCTTCCGCGGCAGCTTCGACAGCTTCCTCGGCGGCGCGCTCAACTGGAGCGCAAGCATCTACCGGGCGAACAACTCGAATGACATTTTAAACGTTCCGAGCGAGATCACGGGCCGCGGCTACTTCCTGAACGCCGGCGACACGCGGCGCCAGGGTCTCGAACTCTCCGCGCAGTACATGGCCGAGAAGTGGGCGGTCTACGCCAATTACTCCTACATCGACGCCACGTTCCGCAAATCGCTCCGTCTCGCTTCGCCCAACAATCCGGCGTCCGAAGGCTACGGCGAGGATGATGACGACGACGATATCGTCGCAGCCGCCGACGATGACGACAACGCCGGCACGATCCACGTGCGCAAGGGCGATCGCCTGACCGGCATCCCGGATCACCAGTTCAAGTTCGGCGCCGCCTACCGCGTCACGCCGGCCTGGACGGTGGGCGGCGACGCCCAGGTTATGAGCGCCCAGTACTACCTCGGCGACGAGTCCAACCAGAACAAGAAGCTGCCGGGTTACGCGATCTTCAACGTCAACACCTCCTATCAGGTGACCGAGCAACTCCGGCTGTTCGGCGGCGTGAAGAACCTCTTCAACAAGAAATACTCCAACAACGCGACCTTCTTCGAAACCGACGACATCGGCTTCCTCGGCCTGGAAGATCCGCGCTCGATCACCCCGGCTCGTCCGCTGCAGGTCTATGTCGGCCTGAACATGAAGTTCGGCGCCAAGGCCGACCCGGTGCTCGTCACCAAATACTAA
- a CDS encoding mannose-1-phosphate guanylyltransferase/mannose-6-phosphate isomerase codes for MSGDVRRTAGPSKVTPVILSGGTGTRLWPLSREAYPKQLLALAGDRTMLQDTASRVSDPKLFTKPMVVANHEHRFIIAEQMRALGLDDTTIVLEPFGRNTAPAAAVAALVAVASDPNAILLLMPADHVVRDPAAFRAAVERGLVAAHEGRLVLFGLRPTEPATGFGYIEQGDVHATAPGSYSVKRFVEKPDRATAEGYLGAGTYLWNSGIFLLPAQALIDEFQKLDPSVLAAARRSLDSAGRDLDFVRLGEEAFRDAPSISIDYAVMEKTDRAVVVPADFAWTDAGSWSSLWDIGAKDRSGNVVAGETVIEDAKGCYIRGEGQLVAALGVENLVIVATPDVVMVTTKDRDQDVKTLVNQVRAAGHASATETLRNHRPWGFFQSIHTGDRFQVKRITVKPGAKLSLQKHFHRAEHWVVVNGTALVTRDGEQVLLRENESVFLPLGCVHRLENPGKVPLNLIEVQSGSYLGEDDIVRYEDMYARVKDAADTPL; via the coding sequence ATGAGTGGCGACGTAAGACGTACGGCGGGGCCGTCCAAGGTCACGCCGGTGATCCTGTCCGGCGGCACGGGCACACGGCTGTGGCCACTGTCGCGCGAAGCCTATCCGAAGCAGCTCCTCGCCCTCGCGGGCGATCGCACGATGCTCCAGGACACCGCAAGCCGCGTCAGCGACCCCAAGCTGTTCACGAAGCCTATGGTTGTGGCCAACCATGAGCATCGCTTCATCATCGCCGAACAGATGCGAGCCCTTGGCCTCGACGACACCACGATCGTCCTCGAGCCGTTCGGCCGCAACACGGCGCCGGCCGCCGCGGTCGCCGCGCTGGTCGCCGTCGCGAGCGACCCCAACGCCATCCTTCTGTTGATGCCCGCCGACCATGTCGTGCGCGACCCCGCGGCCTTCCGCGCCGCCGTCGAACGCGGCCTCGTCGCGGCGCACGAGGGCCGGCTGGTGCTGTTCGGTCTCAGGCCGACCGAGCCTGCGACGGGATTCGGCTACATCGAACAGGGCGACGTCCACGCGACCGCCCCCGGCAGCTACTCCGTCAAGCGCTTCGTGGAGAAGCCGGACCGGGCGACCGCGGAGGGCTACCTCGGCGCCGGAACCTACCTGTGGAACAGCGGCATCTTCCTGCTGCCGGCGCAGGCGCTGATCGACGAGTTCCAGAAGCTCGATCCCAGCGTGCTTGCGGCGGCGAGACGCTCGCTCGACAGCGCCGGGCGCGACCTCGACTTCGTCCGCCTGGGCGAGGAGGCCTTCCGCGACGCCCCGTCGATCTCGATTGACTACGCCGTCATGGAGAAGACGGACCGCGCCGTCGTGGTGCCCGCCGACTTCGCCTGGACCGACGCCGGCAGCTGGTCGTCGCTGTGGGACATCGGCGCCAAGGACCGCAGCGGCAACGTGGTCGCGGGCGAAACCGTCATCGAGGACGCCAAGGGCTGCTACATCCGCGGCGAGGGCCAGCTGGTGGCGGCGCTCGGCGTGGAGAACCTCGTGATCGTGGCGACGCCCGACGTCGTGATGGTCACGACCAAAGACCGCGACCAGGACGTCAAGACGCTGGTCAACCAGGTTCGCGCCGCGGGCCACGCCTCCGCCACCGAAACCCTGCGGAACCATCGGCCGTGGGGCTTCTTCCAATCGATCCACACCGGCGACCGCTTCCAGGTCAAGCGCATCACCGTCAAGCCCGGCGCGAAGCTCTCGTTACAGAAGCACTTCCACCGCGCCGAGCACTGGGTCGTGGTGAACGGCACCGCTCTGGTGACCCGCGACGGGGAACAGGTGCTCCTGCGCGAAAACGAGTCCGTTTTCCTGCCGCTCGGCTGCGTCCACCGGCTCGAGAACCCCGGAAAGGTGCCGCTGAACCTGATCGAGGTTCAGTCCGGCTCCTATCTCGGCGAGGACGACATCGTTCGCTACGAGGACATGTACGCGCGGGTGAAGGACGCGGCCGACACGCCGCTCTGA
- a CDS encoding ethanolamine ammonia-lyase subunit EutB: protein MILRCDLGGQRYAFSDLKRLMAAASPRRSGDELAGLAADTDAERVAARIVLADLPLDTFLSEALVPYEDDEVTRLIVDGHDAEAFAVVSHLTVGGFRDWLLSHEADSDALSKLAPGLTPEMVAAVSKLMRNQDLIAVARKCGVITAFRTTLGLPGRLGTRLQPNHPTDDLRGVAVSVLDGLLYGVGDAVIGINPATDNVPNAIALMEMLDGLRQQYDIPAQTCVLTHVTNAIEIMNRRAPVDLVFQSVAGSEAANRGFGVDLAVLKEAYDAALALRRGTVGQNVMYFETGQGAALSADAHHGVDQQTMETRAYAVARAFKPMIVNTVVGFIGPEYLYDGKQIIRAGLEDHFCGKLLGLPMGCDVCYTNHAEADQDDMDGLMTLLTTAGCTFLICVPGADDVMLNYQSLSFHDVLYLRSTLGVKAAPEFEAWLERMGMVAPDGRIRELELKDPRISHMLAQASLVA, encoded by the coding sequence ATGATCCTGCGGTGCGATCTGGGCGGACAACGCTATGCGTTCTCCGATCTGAAGCGGCTGATGGCGGCGGCCTCGCCGCGCCGGTCCGGCGACGAACTCGCGGGGCTCGCCGCGGACACCGACGCCGAGCGCGTCGCGGCGCGGATCGTTCTCGCCGACCTGCCGCTGGACACCTTTCTCAGCGAAGCGCTGGTGCCCTACGAGGACGACGAGGTGACGCGCCTGATCGTCGACGGCCACGACGCCGAAGCCTTTGCGGTCGTGTCCCATCTCACCGTCGGCGGGTTCCGCGACTGGCTGCTGTCCCACGAGGCGGACTCGGACGCGCTGTCGAAGCTCGCGCCCGGCCTGACGCCCGAGATGGTGGCGGCCGTCTCCAAGCTCATGCGCAATCAGGACCTCATCGCGGTCGCGCGGAAGTGCGGGGTGATCACCGCCTTCCGCACCACGCTGGGGCTTCCCGGCCGGCTCGGAACCCGCCTGCAGCCGAACCACCCGACTGACGACCTGCGCGGGGTCGCGGTCTCCGTGCTCGACGGCCTGCTCTACGGCGTGGGCGACGCCGTGATCGGCATCAACCCGGCGACCGACAACGTGCCGAACGCGATCGCGCTGATGGAGATGCTCGACGGGCTCCGTCAGCAGTACGACATCCCCGCGCAGACCTGCGTGCTCACCCACGTCACCAACGCCATCGAGATCATGAACCGGCGGGCGCCGGTGGACCTCGTGTTCCAGTCCGTCGCGGGCTCCGAGGCCGCGAACCGCGGCTTCGGCGTCGATCTCGCCGTCCTCAAGGAGGCCTATGACGCCGCGCTGGCGCTGAGGCGCGGAACCGTCGGCCAGAACGTGATGTATTTCGAGACGGGGCAGGGCGCGGCGCTGTCCGCCGACGCCCACCACGGCGTCGACCAGCAGACCATGGAGACGCGCGCCTACGCCGTCGCGCGCGCCTTTAAGCCGATGATCGTGAACACCGTCGTCGGCTTCATCGGGCCGGAGTACCTCTACGACGGCAAGCAGATCATCCGCGCCGGCCTCGAGGACCACTTCTGCGGCAAGCTGCTCGGCCTGCCGATGGGCTGCGACGTCTGCTACACCAACCACGCCGAGGCCGACCAGGACGACATGGATGGCCTGATGACGCTGCTGACGACAGCGGGCTGCACCTTTCTCATCTGTGTGCCGGGCGCCGACGACGTGATGCTGAACTACCAGAGCCTGTCGTTCCACGACGTGCTCTATCTGCGCTCGACGCTCGGCGTGAAGGCCGCGCCCGAGTTCGAGGCATGGCTGGAGCGCATGGGCATGGTGGCGCCCGACGGCCGCATCCGCGAGCTCGAGCTCAAGGACCCGCGGATCTCGCACATGCTCGCGCAGGCCTCGCTCGTCGCGTGA